Proteins encoded together in one uncultured Fibrobacter sp. window:
- a CDS encoding UbiX family flavin prenyltransferase: protein MNRYILGVTGASGAIYATRTAMHLKRLGHDVSLIVTAPGREVVEYEGQKALFDYVDSVFNVDDFFAECASGSADYAGMAVVPCSMGTLGRIAAGTSDNLLVRSADVCLKERRPLVIVPREMPYNLIHLENMERVTRAGAVVIPASPQFYSKPASIEDLVDTVVAKVLKHLGAGSAADCAEIVKPWGTP, encoded by the coding sequence GTGAACCGCTATATTCTTGGGGTGACTGGCGCTAGCGGGGCCATTTACGCCACGCGCACGGCGATGCACTTGAAACGCCTCGGGCATGATGTGTCGCTGATTGTGACGGCGCCGGGCCGCGAAGTCGTGGAATACGAAGGGCAAAAGGCGCTTTTTGATTATGTCGATAGCGTGTTCAATGTGGACGATTTTTTTGCGGAATGTGCGAGCGGTTCTGCCGACTATGCGGGCATGGCCGTGGTGCCGTGTTCCATGGGAACGCTCGGGCGCATTGCTGCGGGAACTTCGGACAATTTGCTGGTGCGCAGCGCGGACGTGTGCCTCAAGGAGCGCCGCCCGTTGGTAATTGTACCCCGCGAGATGCCGTACAACTTGATTCACCTCGAAAATATGGAACGGGTGACTCGCGCCGGTGCCGTGGTGATTCCTGCTTCGCCGCAGTTCTACAGCAAGCCAGCCTCCATCGAAGACCTTGTGGATACCGTTGTCGCAAAAGTCCTCAAGCACTTGGGTGCGGGTTCTGCTGCGGACTGTGCCGAAATCGTCAAACCGTGGGGAACCCCCTAA
- a CDS encoding ubiquinone/menaquinone biosynthesis methyltransferase: MKSPVRKMFDEIANRYDFLNHALSGCQDILWRRNCCRELKRIKPGKRLLDLCGGTGDFAATYEKFNGVQDVAILGDFSYGMLKGAAGKKTSAVPVQLDAMKMPFADGSFDVILNGFGMRNLPNAEGGLRESARVLSDGGYLQVLEFFSPRNVFNKFFYKRLAPLFIPVLGAFFSKRDAYEYLVNSIIRFLPVADFVALAEKNGFELVHVKPCFFGVAYRVLLRRKSVPAGGEA, from the coding sequence ATGAAGAGCCCTGTGCGCAAAATGTTCGACGAAATTGCAAACCGCTATGATTTCTTGAATCATGCGTTGAGCGGCTGCCAGGATATTCTTTGGCGCAGGAACTGCTGCCGCGAGCTGAAACGCATAAAACCGGGCAAGCGTTTGCTCGACCTTTGTGGTGGGACGGGTGACTTCGCGGCGACTTACGAGAAATTCAACGGTGTACAGGATGTCGCCATTCTGGGTGATTTTTCGTACGGCATGCTGAAGGGGGCCGCGGGCAAGAAAACGTCGGCTGTACCTGTGCAACTCGATGCAATGAAGATGCCTTTTGCCGACGGTTCGTTTGATGTAATTTTGAACGGATTTGGAATGCGTAATCTCCCTAATGCAGAAGGCGGCTTGCGGGAATCCGCTCGCGTCCTTTCGGATGGCGGTTATTTGCAGGTGCTTGAATTTTTTTCGCCACGGAATGTGTTCAACAAGTTTTTCTACAAGAGGCTTGCGCCCTTGTTCATCCCGGTGCTCGGTGCGTTCTTTAGCAAGCGGGATGCGTATGAATATTTGGTGAATTCGATTATCCGTTTTTTGCCTGTGGCGGACTTTGTTGCCTTGGCAGAGAAGAACGGCTTTGAGCTCGTGCATGTGAAACCCTGCTTTTTCGGGGTGGCGTACCGCGTGCTTTTACGCCGGAAGTCTGTGCCGGCGGGAGGTGAAGCGTGA
- a CDS encoding CotH kinase family protein: MIRNLMTVGAVAGFLLACGNSESEDVTQPTSSDSNLPSNPSNPDNLPPRIDTTEVVDPKTGEVNKVVEIKDPEVHLTIEDITEQGDTIWKTKIVYVPRDTVVHWVGKSALRITEVVSVNLDWLDEDGDDPAWVEIYNAGDEVADLNGYYLVESYDKTRKWAFSNEVIRPKSFRNVFISKKNIPKASEAKDVGDRHYRTHTNWKLDKNGGSIYLIDKYYQVRDTVQFPVLEPGMSWGRIDGGLWRYMSKPTPEAPNTEAEAYQGVVPKFDFGSAKAGFYNSTVTLKKPKVSDGTKIRCTKNGSLPTKDSEEFNSDMVIDHSMVLRCAAYKEGYLTKEIVTNTYFINEQVKMPVVAVTVDSAFFRENYVKCEASDPDECPRGMYADVERPVHVEYFEKGSDSKEKTWEIDAGISLMGNWSRVKDKKSVAIVMREKYQNGRINYPLFPTNPNVTKYKAFNLRNNGNRFVSDYIEDAMGGEILNGSGVDYQHSRQVVVFYNGRYYGIHDMRERFNESYVESNYGIDSKTVDMVKHLNDSLHANGGTTDAYAQMLQFIGTNDFSGENNAKYEEAKKLIDVGNFADYMAAEIYIHNGDWPNNNVRAWRSPEQPWKFMVYDLDHGFGWQWGVEDPNSEKFNDGTNMFTWIKQGGGKHLCKETGCFANLYIQLIKNPDFKRLFINRSCAMWKGYLNGNNVSKVVDQMVATIPSSEKDRDLEKFKQNEMYYPGGFDWKGDRLKEWARSRDGEVVSLYKGEFFKDDGDAKLVSVKIKADGDGSVLMEGMNLPGTSSPTNYSGEFFNGMQMELTAVPTNGAVFKSWSGCEAVEGKPETCRATITDGLTITASFK, translated from the coding sequence CACAACCTACCTCTTCCGATTCCAATTTACCGAGTAATCCGAGTAATCCGGATAATCTTCCGCCAAGGATCGATACTACCGAAGTTGTAGATCCCAAGACTGGCGAAGTGAATAAGGTCGTTGAAATCAAGGACCCAGAAGTCCATTTGACCATTGAAGATATCACTGAACAGGGTGATACTATTTGGAAAACAAAAATCGTGTACGTTCCTAGGGATACGGTCGTTCACTGGGTGGGTAAGTCCGCATTGCGTATAACCGAAGTTGTTTCGGTTAACCTGGACTGGCTTGACGAAGACGGCGATGATCCCGCATGGGTTGAAATCTATAATGCCGGCGATGAAGTCGCGGACCTGAACGGTTATTACCTTGTTGAAAGTTACGACAAAACCCGCAAGTGGGCTTTCAGTAACGAGGTTATCCGTCCTAAGTCATTCCGCAATGTGTTCATCTCCAAAAAGAACATTCCGAAGGCATCCGAAGCCAAGGATGTCGGTGACCGTCATTATCGTACGCACACCAACTGGAAGCTTGACAAGAATGGTGGCTCCATCTACTTGATCGACAAGTATTACCAGGTTCGCGATACAGTCCAGTTCCCGGTGCTTGAACCGGGCATGAGCTGGGGCCGTATCGATGGCGGTCTCTGGAGATACATGAGCAAGCCCACTCCCGAAGCCCCGAACACGGAAGCCGAAGCTTATCAGGGTGTCGTTCCCAAGTTTGATTTTGGCTCTGCGAAGGCCGGCTTCTACAACTCCACGGTTACTTTGAAGAAACCGAAAGTTTCCGATGGTACCAAGATTCGTTGCACCAAGAACGGTTCCCTTCCCACCAAGGATTCCGAAGAATTTAACAGCGACATGGTCATCGACCATAGCATGGTGCTGCGCTGCGCCGCTTACAAGGAAGGTTACTTGACGAAGGAAATCGTCACCAACACGTACTTCATCAACGAACAGGTCAAGATGCCGGTGGTCGCTGTGACTGTGGACTCCGCCTTCTTCAGGGAGAATTACGTCAAGTGCGAAGCTTCTGATCCTGATGAATGTCCGAGAGGCATGTATGCCGACGTGGAACGTCCGGTCCATGTGGAATATTTCGAGAAGGGCAGCGATTCTAAGGAAAAAACTTGGGAAATCGATGCTGGCATTTCGCTCATGGGTAACTGGAGCCGTGTCAAGGACAAGAAGTCTGTTGCCATTGTGATGCGTGAAAAGTACCAGAATGGGCGCATCAACTACCCGCTGTTCCCGACGAACCCGAATGTCACCAAGTACAAGGCTTTCAACCTCCGCAACAATGGTAACCGCTTCGTGAGCGACTACATTGAAGATGCTATGGGTGGGGAAATCTTGAACGGCAGCGGTGTGGATTATCAGCATAGCCGTCAGGTGGTCGTGTTCTATAACGGCCGTTACTACGGCATCCACGACATGCGTGAACGCTTCAACGAGAGCTATGTCGAATCTAACTACGGCATTGACAGCAAGACGGTTGACATGGTCAAGCACCTGAACGACAGCTTGCATGCCAATGGCGGCACTACGGATGCTTACGCACAGATGCTCCAGTTCATCGGTACGAACGATTTCTCTGGTGAAAATAACGCCAAATACGAAGAAGCGAAGAAATTGATTGATGTGGGTAACTTCGCCGACTACATGGCTGCCGAAATCTACATCCACAACGGTGACTGGCCGAACAACAACGTTCGCGCTTGGCGCAGTCCGGAACAGCCCTGGAAGTTCATGGTCTATGACTTGGACCATGGCTTTGGCTGGCAGTGGGGTGTTGAAGACCCGAATAGCGAAAAGTTCAATGACGGGACTAACATGTTTACCTGGATCAAGCAGGGTGGCGGTAAGCACCTCTGTAAGGAAACCGGCTGCTTTGCCAACCTGTACATCCAGCTTATCAAGAACCCCGATTTCAAGCGCCTGTTCATCAACCGCAGCTGCGCTATGTGGAAAGGCTACTTGAATGGTAATAATGTGAGCAAGGTCGTCGACCAGATGGTCGCTACCATTCCGTCGTCCGAAAAGGATAGGGACCTTGAAAAATTCAAGCAGAATGAAATGTACTATCCAGGCGGATTCGACTGGAAGGGTGATCGTCTCAAGGAATGGGCAAGATCTCGCGATGGTGAAGTTGTCAGCCTCTACAAGGGCGAATTCTTCAAGGATGATGGAGATGCCAAACTTGTGTCGGTCAAGATTAAAGCCGATGGTGATGGCTCTGTGCTCATGGAAGGCATGAATCTGCCGGGAACGAGCTCGCCTACGAACTATTCTGGCGAATTCTTCAATGGAATGCAGATGGAACTGACCGCCGTGCCAACGAATGGTGCCGTGTTCAAGAGCTGGTCGGGCTGCGAAGCCGTAGAAGGCAAGCCGGAAACCTGCCGTGCAACGATTACGGATGGTTTGACGATTACAGCTAGCTTCAAGTAA
- a CDS encoding UbiA-like polyprenyltransferase, whose amino-acid sequence MLHKILEFGHLVRFSHSLFAMPFALGSMWVAANGFRGMTAAETARIVLLIVGCMVTARNSAMSFNRIADADIDAKNPRTAKRHLPDGRLSKASVIAFLAVNGLLFVLFAFLLQPIAGALALPVWLLLLSYSYWKRFSWLCHWFLGFAIGMSPLGAWIAIRGEFAVFPIFLLVILMLWMGGFDIIYATQDEEIDRAMGLHSVPARFGRKRALQIAFWSHIAMLALCGAFGFVWNMGLPWWIVSGLMAAAVLYIHLFRKSDDLDAMNRDFFLANVAISVLVMAGLIVWICMGGDVNALY is encoded by the coding sequence ATGCTCCACAAAATCCTCGAATTCGGCCATCTCGTTCGCTTCAGCCACTCGCTGTTCGCGATGCCTTTTGCCCTCGGTTCCATGTGGGTGGCGGCAAACGGTTTCCGTGGTATGACTGCTGCCGAGACTGCGCGGATTGTCTTGCTCATCGTGGGCTGCATGGTGACTGCCCGCAACAGCGCGATGAGTTTCAACCGCATTGCCGATGCCGATATCGATGCGAAGAACCCGCGCACTGCAAAACGCCATTTGCCGGATGGGCGCCTGAGCAAGGCTTCGGTCATCGCGTTCCTCGCCGTCAACGGATTGCTGTTCGTGTTGTTCGCCTTTTTGCTGCAGCCCATCGCGGGCGCGCTCGCGCTTCCGGTGTGGCTTTTGCTGCTCTCGTATTCGTACTGGAAGCGCTTCTCGTGGCTTTGCCACTGGTTCCTCGGCTTCGCCATCGGAATGAGCCCGCTCGGCGCCTGGATTGCCATTCGCGGCGAGTTTGCCGTGTTCCCGATATTCCTGCTTGTGATTCTCATGCTCTGGATGGGCGGTTTCGACATTATCTATGCGACGCAGGACGAAGAAATCGACCGTGCGATGGGGCTACATTCGGTGCCCGCCCGCTTTGGCCGCAAGCGTGCCTTGCAGATTGCTTTCTGGAGCCACATCGCCATGCTCGCTCTATGTGGAGCGTTCGGCTTTGTCTGGAACATGGGATTGCCTTGGTGGATTGTGTCGGGCCTCATGGCCGCAGCAGTTCTTTATATTCATTTATTCAGAAAATCCGATGACCTGGATGCCATGAATCGCGACTTTTTCTTGGCGAACGTCGCCATCAGCGTGCTCGTGATGGCAGGGCTCATCGTGTGGATTTGCATGGGAGGCGACGTCAATGCCCTTTATTAA
- a CDS encoding biotin--[acetyl-CoA-carboxylase] ligase, translating into MEAHKFHDWQVFGFDSAPARLFDEIGSTHTHMKEQAREGLIPPGTLFVANSQSAGRGRHERTWSSPVGKNLYFNILIPLEGIPPKRFAQITQVAALTFAEVFTGMQEQPASDGTKITVKWPNDILYGKSKFCGILSEIVYIPASTVNNSHGRTVPALSMGVGINVNSDPEDYAELNREITTLKAILGFEVDREKLLKALIGSLERAVKQFTAFGITPWVNAWRKMDKFIGAPGTIIELDMSGQPIRKHGKILDMQEDGSLKFECDDGTIETVYSADLEI; encoded by the coding sequence ATGGAAGCACACAAATTCCATGACTGGCAGGTATTCGGCTTTGACAGCGCACCGGCAAGACTCTTTGACGAAATCGGCAGCACGCACACACACATGAAGGAACAGGCCCGCGAAGGGCTAATTCCGCCGGGCACCCTCTTTGTCGCAAATTCGCAGAGCGCAGGGCGCGGACGGCACGAGAGAACCTGGAGTTCGCCTGTCGGCAAGAACCTCTACTTCAACATCCTCATTCCGCTCGAAGGCATTCCCCCGAAGCGCTTTGCGCAGATTACCCAAGTCGCAGCACTCACGTTCGCCGAGGTATTCACCGGAATGCAGGAACAGCCCGCAAGCGACGGCACAAAGATTACCGTCAAGTGGCCTAACGACATCCTTTACGGCAAAAGCAAGTTCTGCGGGATCCTCTCCGAAATAGTCTATATCCCGGCCAGCACGGTCAACAACTCGCACGGCAGGACCGTCCCCGCTCTTTCCATGGGCGTCGGCATCAACGTGAACAGCGACCCGGAAGACTACGCAGAACTCAACCGCGAAATCACGACGCTCAAGGCGATTCTCGGATTCGAAGTCGACCGCGAAAAACTGCTCAAGGCCCTTATCGGGAGCCTGGAACGCGCAGTGAAGCAGTTCACGGCATTCGGCATTACCCCGTGGGTTAACGCTTGGCGCAAGATGGACAAGTTCATCGGGGCGCCGGGCACGATTATCGAGTTGGACATGAGCGGGCAACCCATCCGCAAACACGGCAAAATCCTCGACATGCAAGAAGACGGCAGCCTCAAATTTGAATGTGACGACGGGACAATCGAAACCGTCTACAGCGCGGATTTGGAAATTTAG